A genome region from Thalassococcus arenae includes the following:
- a CDS encoding CDGSH iron-sulfur domain-containing protein, which yields MSDAPIIAQKGPFPVDVTAGKTYFWCACGRSQNQPFCDGSHKDTPFQPQKWTAEKDGKAFFCGCKASQKQPLCDGSHNAL from the coding sequence ATGTCAGATGCGCCGATCATCGCCCAGAAAGGGCCTTTTCCCGTCGATGTAACGGCGGGCAAGACCTATTTCTGGTGCGCCTGCGGCAGGTCGCAGAACCAGCCCTTCTGCGACGGCTCGCACAAGGACACGCCGTTCCAGCCGCAGAAATGGACCGCCGAAAAGGACGGAAAGGCGTTCTTCTGCGGTTGCAAGGCCAGCCAGAAACAACCGCTATGCGACGGCTCTCACAACGCCTTGTGA
- a CDS encoding DksA/TraR family C4-type zinc finger protein gives MAGGWTRDGAVNDQIEASIAEELERLKARRAPHGESLTHCAECEEEIPRARRDALPGVKLCIDCAAERDGAVRARGGINRRGSKDSQLK, from the coding sequence ATGGCCGGCGGCTGGACACGCGACGGAGCGGTGAACGACCAGATCGAGGCCTCCATCGCCGAGGAACTCGAACGGTTGAAGGCCCGCCGCGCGCCGCACGGCGAAAGCCTGACCCACTGCGCCGAATGCGAAGAGGAAATCCCCCGGGCCCGGCGCGATGCGCTGCCCGGTGTCAAGCTTTGTATCGACTGCGCTGCGGAACGCGACGGTGCTGTCCGGGCGCGCGGCGGCATCAACCGGCGCGGCTCGAAGGACAGCCAGTTGAAGTAA
- a CDS encoding DUF4389 domain-containing protein: MTSDEDKVQGRIHGEQPAAEADNMGLRLLNMLLIWLMLSLAQTVLTACTVVQFVIMLVNNRQPNERLSDFGTDLGIWMAKAARYQTAASEVKPWPWTELD; encoded by the coding sequence ATGACAAGCGACGAAGACAAGGTGCAGGGGCGCATCCATGGCGAACAGCCAGCCGCCGAAGCCGACAACATGGGGCTGCGGCTGTTGAACATGCTGCTGATCTGGCTGATGCTCAGCCTCGCGCAGACGGTTCTGACCGCGTGCACGGTGGTGCAGTTCGTCATCATGCTGGTCAACAACCGCCAACCCAATGAAAGGCTGTCGGATTTCGGCACCGATCTGGGCATCTGGATGGCCAAGGCCGCGCGGTACCAGACCGCCGCGTCGGAGGTCAAGCCGTGGCCCTGGACCGAACTGGACTGA
- a CDS encoding glutathione peroxidase: MKRLAAAILALFSTLSAAAAFEFDNIDGGTLDMSDWAGRPVLVVNTASQCAFTRQYSELQALYDRYRDRGLVVLAVPSDDFRQELDSAEVVKEFCEVNFGLTLPMTDITPVSGPQAHPFYRFVQETAGFAPRWNFNKVLIGPDGAVVATWGSAAKPLSRSVTDRIEPLLN, encoded by the coding sequence ATGAAACGTCTTGCAGCAGCTATCCTGGCACTATTCTCGACCCTTTCGGCAGCCGCGGCCTTTGAGTTCGACAATATCGACGGTGGCACGCTGGACATGTCGGACTGGGCGGGTCGTCCCGTGCTGGTGGTCAACACCGCGTCCCAGTGCGCGTTCACGCGGCAATATTCCGAATTGCAGGCGCTGTACGACCGCTATCGCGACCGGGGGCTGGTGGTGCTGGCGGTGCCATCCGACGACTTTCGCCAGGAACTGGACAGCGCCGAAGTGGTCAAGGAGTTCTGCGAGGTCAATTTCGGTCTGACCCTGCCCATGACCGACATCACGCCCGTCAGCGGCCCGCAGGCGCATCCCTTTTACCGCTTCGTGCAGGAAACCGCCGGATTCGCGCCCCGCTGGAACTTCAACAAGGTGCTGATCGGTCCCGACGGCGCGGTTGTGGCCACGTGGGGATCGGCGGCCAAGCCGCTGTCGCGTAGCGTGACCGACCGGATCGAACCCTTGCTGAACTAG
- a CDS encoding YdcH family protein, whose amino-acid sequence MSHTPHDLAQEFPQFVARISQLKQTDAHFARLAESYAEVNSQVHRAETNLDPMDNLAETELRKRRAALKDEIWAMLNAGT is encoded by the coding sequence ATGTCCCATACCCCGCATGACCTCGCCCAAGAGTTCCCGCAATTCGTCGCCAGGATCAGCCAGTTGAAACAGACCGACGCGCATTTCGCCCGCCTCGCCGAAAGCTATGCCGAGGTCAACAGCCAGGTCCATCGCGCGGAAACCAATCTCGACCCCATGGACAACCTTGCCGAGACCGAACTGCGAAAACGCCGCGCGGCCCTCAAGGACGAGATCTGGGCGATGCTGAACGCCGGAACCTAG
- a CDS encoding thermonuclease family protein, with amino-acid sequence MLRICSLLVLLCAGVAQAEIAGPVRVIDGDTLDVGGIRIRLFGIDAPEAGQRCGGQNAPVWPCGAWVVSNVKARLDGKNVSCEALDRDRYGRVVARCNLDGEDIARRLVQDGLAFAYRRYSWDYDLDEKGAAIAGRGLHGTGVQSPAAFRSAARQGAGTPQPDCAIKGNISASGRRVFHVPGQRWYDETRIDESKGERWFCSEADARNAGWRPAKR; translated from the coding sequence ATGTTAAGGATTTGTTCACTTCTCGTTCTTCTGTGCGCCGGGGTTGCGCAAGCAGAGATCGCGGGCCCGGTCCGCGTCATCGACGGCGACACGCTGGACGTGGGCGGTATCCGCATCAGGCTTTTCGGGATCGACGCGCCGGAGGCTGGTCAGCGCTGCGGTGGCCAGAACGCTCCGGTCTGGCCCTGCGGGGCCTGGGTCGTCAGCAACGTGAAAGCCCGGCTCGACGGCAAGAATGTGTCCTGCGAGGCGCTCGATCGCGACCGATATGGCCGTGTCGTGGCGCGCTGCAACCTTGACGGCGAAGATATCGCCAGACGGCTTGTGCAGGATGGTCTGGCTTTCGCCTATCGGCGCTATTCCTGGGATTACGACCTGGACGAAAAGGGCGCGGCGATCGCCGGGCGGGGCTTGCACGGCACCGGCGTGCAATCGCCCGCCGCCTTCCGGTCGGCCGCGCGGCAGGGGGCCGGAACCCCGCAACCGGACTGTGCGATCAAGGGCAATATCTCGGCCTCGGGGCGACGGGTATTCCACGTCCCCGGCCAGCGCTGGTACGACGAGACGCGGATCGATGAAAGCAAGGGTGAACGCTGGTTCTGCTCGGAAGCGGATGCGCGAAACGCGGGCTGGCGGCCGGCCAAACGATAG
- the betA gene encoding choline dehydrogenase — translation MSDGPKADYIVVGAGSAGCAVAYRLAEAGHSVIVVEYGGSDRGPFINMPGALSYPMNMARYDWGYRTEPEPHLGGRQLACPRGKVIGGSSSINGMIYVRGHARDYDFWRDQGADGWAYADVLPYFKRLEDWHAGGHGGDPDWRGQGGPLHVTRGTRDNPLVQAFVEAGRQAGYPVTGDYNGHQQEGFGAFDRTIWNGERWSTAKAYLRPAQKLGAQLVRGLARRVVVEDGRATGVDLGGRVLRATREVILSAGAINSPQLLMLSGIGPAAHLAEHGIAVIADRRGVGQNLQDHLELYIQQAATQPVSLFKYWSLLGKAWVGAQWLLRRRGPGASNQFESCGFIRSRAGIDYPDIQFHFLPLAVRYDGKVAAEGHGFQAHVGPMRSPSRGSVTLRSERAEDAPKILFNYMADPQDWRDFRTAIRLTREIFAQDAFAPFRGHEIQPGEAAQDDDALDDFIREHVESAYHPCGTCKMGRRDDPDAVVDPQGRVIGVDGLRVADSSVFPRITNGNLNAPSIMTGEKIADHVLGRGLPPENAEPWIHPDWRTLQR, via the coding sequence TTGAGCGACGGACCGAAGGCCGATTACATTGTCGTGGGCGCCGGCAGCGCGGGCTGTGCGGTGGCCTACCGGCTGGCCGAAGCCGGGCATTCGGTCATCGTGGTGGAATATGGCGGGTCCGACCGGGGGCCGTTCATCAACATGCCCGGCGCGCTGTCCTACCCGATGAACATGGCGCGCTACGATTGGGGCTACCGGACCGAGCCGGAACCGCATCTGGGCGGGCGGCAACTGGCCTGCCCGCGCGGCAAGGTGATCGGCGGGTCGTCCAGCATCAACGGCATGATCTATGTCCGCGGCCATGCCCGCGACTACGATTTCTGGCGCGATCAGGGCGCGGATGGCTGGGCCTATGCCGACGTGCTGCCCTATTTCAAACGGCTTGAGGATTGGCATGCCGGCGGCCACGGCGGCGACCCGGACTGGCGCGGGCAGGGCGGGCCATTGCACGTGACCCGCGGCACCCGCGACAACCCGCTGGTGCAGGCCTTTGTCGAGGCCGGACGCCAGGCGGGCTATCCCGTCACCGGCGACTACAATGGCCACCAGCAAGAAGGCTTCGGTGCCTTCGACCGGACGATCTGGAATGGCGAACGCTGGTCCACGGCCAAGGCCTATCTGCGCCCGGCGCAGAAGCTGGGCGCACAGTTGGTGCGCGGCCTGGCGCGGCGGGTGGTTGTCGAGGACGGCCGCGCCACAGGTGTCGATCTGGGCGGGCGCGTCCTGCGTGCCACGCGCGAGGTGATCCTGAGCGCCGGTGCGATCAACTCGCCGCAACTGCTGATGCTTTCGGGGATCGGACCGGCGGCGCACCTCGCCGAACACGGCATCGCCGTCATCGCCGACCGGCGCGGCGTCGGGCAGAACCTGCAGGACCACCTGGAACTGTATATCCAGCAGGCCGCAACCCAGCCGGTCAGCCTGTTCAAGTATTGGTCGCTGCTGGGCAAGGCCTGGGTCGGGGCGCAATGGCTGCTGCGGCGCCGTGGTCCAGGCGCGTCGAACCAATTCGAAAGCTGCGGCTTCATCCGGTCCCGCGCGGGCATCGACTATCCCGACATCCAGTTCCATTTCCTGCCGCTGGCGGTGCGCTACGACGGCAAGGTCGCGGCCGAAGGGCATGGTTTCCAAGCCCATGTCGGGCCGATGCGCTCGCCGTCGCGGGGGTCGGTCACGCTGCGGTCGGAACGGGCCGAGGACGCACCGAAGATCCTGTTCAATTACATGGCCGATCCGCAGGATTGGCGGGATTTCCGCACGGCGATCCGGCTGACGCGCGAGATATTCGCGCAGGATGCCTTTGCGCCTTTCCGCGGCCACGAGATCCAGCCGGGCGAGGCGGCGCAAGACGACGACGCGCTGGATGATTTCATCCGCGAGCATGTCGAAAGCGCCTATCATCCCTGCGGTACCTGCAAGATGGGCCGGCGCGACGATCCCGACGCGGTGGTCGATCCGCAGGGTCGGGTGATCGGGGTCGACGGGTTGCGCGTCGCAGACAGCTCCGTCTTTCCCCGCATCACCAACGGCAACCTCAACGCGCCGTCGATCATGACCGGCGAAAAGATCGCCGACCATGTGCTGGGTCGCGGCCTGCCGCCCGAAAACGCCGAGCCCTGGATCCATCCGGATTGGCGGACGCTGCAACGTTAA